The Microbacterium sp. Nx66 genome contains a region encoding:
- the aspS gene encoding aspartate--tRNA(Asn) ligase — translation MRSPDPARTLAAELAEAAPDHRVTLLGHVHRRRELATVAFLIIRDRSGLAQVVVRPAQAPAGGLPPEETVVRVTGTVAANPQAPGGVEIVDPQIESLSEPAAPPVVELWRPTLETSLPTLLDHAAVTWRHPARRATWQIAAASVRAFRRVLDAADFTEVQTPKIVDTVTESGANVFPVDYFGRTGYLAQSPQFYKQQLVGVFERVYEVGPVFRAEPHDTVRHLSEYVSLDVEFGFIRDHRDVLRLLGHVLRGMLDGIRTDAAEELALLDVTLPVIPEDIPVVHFRDALRRVGAPADEPDLSPAHERTLGAWAKEEFGSDVLAVEGYPMRKRPFYTHPQPDDTEGSNSFDLLFRGLELVTGGQRLHRHSEVIAAIEARGESPSAYAGYLEAFAHGMPPHGGFAIGLERWVGRLVEATNVREVTLFPRDVHRLTP, via the coding sequence ATGAGATCACCCGACCCCGCCCGCACGCTCGCCGCGGAGCTCGCCGAGGCCGCCCCCGACCACCGCGTCACGCTGCTCGGCCATGTCCACCGCCGGAGGGAGCTCGCCACCGTCGCGTTCCTGATCATCCGCGACCGTTCCGGACTCGCACAGGTCGTCGTCCGCCCCGCGCAGGCTCCGGCCGGCGGGCTCCCTCCGGAGGAGACGGTCGTCCGCGTGACGGGGACCGTCGCCGCGAACCCGCAGGCCCCGGGCGGCGTCGAGATCGTCGACCCGCAGATCGAGAGCCTGTCGGAGCCGGCCGCACCGCCGGTCGTGGAACTGTGGCGTCCGACACTCGAAACGAGTCTGCCGACGCTGCTCGACCACGCCGCGGTGACCTGGCGCCATCCGGCACGCCGCGCGACCTGGCAGATCGCCGCGGCGAGCGTGCGCGCGTTCCGCCGGGTGCTCGACGCCGCGGACTTCACCGAGGTGCAGACCCCGAAGATCGTCGACACCGTGACGGAGTCGGGAGCGAACGTGTTCCCGGTCGACTACTTCGGCAGGACCGGATATCTCGCGCAGAGTCCGCAGTTCTACAAGCAGCAGCTGGTGGGGGTGTTCGAGCGCGTCTATGAGGTGGGTCCCGTCTTCCGCGCCGAGCCGCACGACACCGTGCGGCACCTCTCGGAGTACGTGTCGCTGGACGTCGAGTTCGGGTTCATCCGCGACCACCGCGACGTCCTGCGCCTCCTCGGCCACGTGCTGCGTGGCATGCTCGACGGCATCCGTACCGACGCCGCGGAGGAACTCGCGCTGCTCGACGTGACGCTCCCCGTCATCCCCGAGGACATCCCCGTCGTGCACTTCCGGGATGCGCTGCGCCGGGTCGGTGCTCCGGCCGACGAGCCCGACCTCTCCCCCGCACACGAGCGGACGCTCGGGGCGTGGGCGAAGGAGGAGTTCGGCAGCGACGTGCTGGCCGTCGAGGGATACCCGATGCGCAAGCGCCCGTTCTACACGCATCCGCAGCCCGACGACACGGAGGGGAGCAACAGCTTCGACCTCCTGTTCCGCGGTCTGGAACTCGTGACCGGCGGACAGCGGCTGCATCGGCACAGCGAGGTCATCGCGGCGATCGAAGCTCGGGGCGAGTCGCCCTCGGCGTACGCCGGCTACCTCGAGGCGTTCGCGCACGGGATGCCTCCGCACGGCGGCTTCGCGATCGGACTGGAGCGCTGGGTCGGCCGACTGGTCGAGGCTACCAACGTGCGTGAGGTGACGCTGTTCCCGCGCGACGTCCATCGCCTCACGCCGTAG